A window of Eriocheir sinensis breed Jianghai 21 chromosome 39, ASM2467909v1, whole genome shotgun sequence contains these coding sequences:
- the LOC127009051 gene encoding male-specific lethal 3 homolog isoform X3, with translation MVSTRGVRVKFSEGERVLCYEPDPTKAKVLYDSKVLEVVFNKDGKGRKQIEYLIHFQGWNASWDRCVSEDFVLKDTDENRDLQKQLADKAQIKLSMKSNRVLIGGPLFKERKRKRRLSETIRETIEKEKQEREQQEESETSSQTGTTVTEEDERGWPLSEAGSTSGGEDEDEEEEGEAASEDERHFPLVIPDNLRAVLERDYHLINDKNKLLDLPTEKSVLSLLENYVRFFAMRYLARSREKRRTEIKEKDKCFMTLDLCKEVMDGLRICFDFHIETLLLYAPERRQAERLRTAQPVYVNQEMDGIVPVVVEDRESLDGLCGEKDDLENEMIRVKAEAAQKEEEKAKGWFAECGGRRLLRSKRPLSGDSCSNTDRDKGGISMACESGRSTPTTVTSGGSTAGVSSSLGRGTLRTLPYAGLQHPQLQDWTLLPEAHRYPPPPVLLYGHIHLLRLFVKLPEILFRMNLSEYKKKAISKHLDLFLEYISTHSEVLFLESHYINNPDI, from the exons ATGGTGTCCACACGGGGAGTGAGGGTAAAGTTCAGCGAGGGGGAGCGAGTCCTCTGCTATGAGCCAGACCCAACCAAGGCCAAAGTTCTTTACGACTCAAAAGTTCTAGAAGTAGTATTCAACAAAGATGGAAAAGGACGCAAGCAAATAGAGTACCTGATTCACTTTCAG gGTTGGAACGCATCCTGGGATCGCTGTGTCTCAGAGGATTTTGTGTTAAAGGATACAGACGAAAACAGGGACTTACAGAAACAGCTGGCAGACAAAGCCCAAATTAAGCT gTCAATGAAATCTAACAGAGTGCTGATTGGAGGACCACTCTT TAAGGagcggaagagaaaaagaagactgtCAGAGACCATAAGGGAGACCATtgaaaaggagaagcaggagagagaacAGCAGGAAGAGTCAGAAACAAGTTCTCAG ACTGGAACCACTGTgacggaagaggatgaaaggggatGGCCACTTTCTGAGGCTGGCAGCACCAGTGggggtgaggatgaggatgaggaggaagagggggaggcagcCAGTGAAGACGAGCGACACTTTCCATTGGTGATTCCAGACAATCTACGAGCTGTGCTGGAACGTGATTACCACCTCATCAATGACAAAAATAAG CTCCTAGACCTTCCAACAGAGAAGAGTGTTCTCAGCCTCTTGGAGAACTATGTCAGGTTTTTTGCCATGCGCTACCTGGCCAGGTCCAGGGAGAAGAGGCGCACGGAGATCAAGGAGAAAGACAAGTGCTTCATGAC ACTAGATTTATGTAAAGAAGTGATGGATGGACTTCGCATTTGTTTTGACTTCCACATTGAGACACTGTTGCTGTATGCTCCTGAGCGACGGCAGGCTGAGCGCCTGCGTACTGCACAACCTGTCTATGTCAATCA GGAAATGGATGGCATTGTACCAGTGGTGGTTGAGGACCGAGAGAGCCTGGACGGTCTCTGTGGAGAGAAAGATGATCTTGAAAATGAGATGATACGAGTCAAGGCCGAGGCAgcccagaaggaggaagagaaggccaaAG GTTGGTTTGCAGAGTGTGGGGGAAGACGTCTTCTGCGTTCCAAGAGGCCTCTGTCTGGAGATTCTTGTTCCAACACTGACCGTGACAAAGGAGGTATCTCCATGGCATG CGAGTCGGGACGCAGCACTCCTACCACAGTGACGTCTGGGGGCAGCACAGCAGGAGTGAGCAGCAGCCTGGGTCGTGGCACACTACGCACCCTTCCCTATGCTGGACTGCAGCATCCACAGTTACAGGACTGGACCCTCTTGCCTGAGGCCCACAGAtacccacctcctcctgtcctgctATATGGTCATATCCACCTTCTTAGGCTGTTTG
- the LOC127009051 gene encoding male-specific lethal 3 homolog isoform X4, with amino-acid sequence MVSTRGVRVKFSEGERVLCYEPDPTKAKVLYDSKVLEVVFNKDGKGRKQIEYLIHFQGWNASWDRCVSEDFVLKDTDENRDLQKQLADKAQIKLSMKSNRVLIGGPLFKERKRKRRLSETIRETIEKEKQEREQQEESETSSQTGTTVTEEDERGWPLSEAGSTSGGEDEDEEEEGEAASEDERHFPLVIPDNLRAVLERDYHLINDKNKLLDLPTEKSVLSLLENYVRFFAMRYLARSREKRRTEIKEKDKCFMTLDLCKEVMDGLRICFDFHIETLLLYAPERRQAERLRTAQPVYVNQEMDGIVPVVVEDRESLDGLCGEKDDLENEMIRVKAEAAQKEEEKAKECGGRRLLRSKRPLSGDSCSNTDRDKGGISMACESGRSTPTTVTSGGSTAGVSSSLGRGTLRTLPYAGLQHPQLQDWTLLPEAHRYPPPPVLLYGHIHLLRLFVKLPEILFRMNLSEYKKKAISKHLDLFLEYISTHSEVLFLESHYINNPDI; translated from the exons ATGGTGTCCACACGGGGAGTGAGGGTAAAGTTCAGCGAGGGGGAGCGAGTCCTCTGCTATGAGCCAGACCCAACCAAGGCCAAAGTTCTTTACGACTCAAAAGTTCTAGAAGTAGTATTCAACAAAGATGGAAAAGGACGCAAGCAAATAGAGTACCTGATTCACTTTCAG gGTTGGAACGCATCCTGGGATCGCTGTGTCTCAGAGGATTTTGTGTTAAAGGATACAGACGAAAACAGGGACTTACAGAAACAGCTGGCAGACAAAGCCCAAATTAAGCT gTCAATGAAATCTAACAGAGTGCTGATTGGAGGACCACTCTT TAAGGagcggaagagaaaaagaagactgtCAGAGACCATAAGGGAGACCATtgaaaaggagaagcaggagagagaacAGCAGGAAGAGTCAGAAACAAGTTCTCAG ACTGGAACCACTGTgacggaagaggatgaaaggggatGGCCACTTTCTGAGGCTGGCAGCACCAGTGggggtgaggatgaggatgaggaggaagagggggaggcagcCAGTGAAGACGAGCGACACTTTCCATTGGTGATTCCAGACAATCTACGAGCTGTGCTGGAACGTGATTACCACCTCATCAATGACAAAAATAAG CTCCTAGACCTTCCAACAGAGAAGAGTGTTCTCAGCCTCTTGGAGAACTATGTCAGGTTTTTTGCCATGCGCTACCTGGCCAGGTCCAGGGAGAAGAGGCGCACGGAGATCAAGGAGAAAGACAAGTGCTTCATGAC ACTAGATTTATGTAAAGAAGTGATGGATGGACTTCGCATTTGTTTTGACTTCCACATTGAGACACTGTTGCTGTATGCTCCTGAGCGACGGCAGGCTGAGCGCCTGCGTACTGCACAACCTGTCTATGTCAATCA GGAAATGGATGGCATTGTACCAGTGGTGGTTGAGGACCGAGAGAGCCTGGACGGTCTCTGTGGAGAGAAAGATGATCTTGAAAATGAGATGATACGAGTCAAGGCCGAGGCAgcccagaaggaggaagagaaggccaaAG AGTGTGGGGGAAGACGTCTTCTGCGTTCCAAGAGGCCTCTGTCTGGAGATTCTTGTTCCAACACTGACCGTGACAAAGGAGGTATCTCCATGGCATG CGAGTCGGGACGCAGCACTCCTACCACAGTGACGTCTGGGGGCAGCACAGCAGGAGTGAGCAGCAGCCTGGGTCGTGGCACACTACGCACCCTTCCCTATGCTGGACTGCAGCATCCACAGTTACAGGACTGGACCCTCTTGCCTGAGGCCCACAGAtacccacctcctcctgtcctgctATATGGTCATATCCACCTTCTTAGGCTGTTTG